The DNA sequence AGGACGAGAGCGAGCAGGGGGAAGGCAAGGCGCATGAGGCGGACTATAGACCGCAACCAGACCGGTGAAACAGAGGCACGAAGGCCGCAACCCATAACCTGCGGCAATAAGGTGGAGAGGGGGCTTGGCGACAAATTGGCGCAGTTTCGCGCGCTTACATCCCCTTCACTGCGCCTCCCAAGCCCGGATCAGCGCGTCGCCCACCGCCGGGCGGAGGGCGAAGATGCCGCTATCGGCGTGGCGGGTGGGGTGGACGCGGTTGGTGAGCAGGGTCCAGGCGAGACCGCGTTCGAAATCGATCCAGAGGCCCGTGCCGGTAAAGCCGGTGTGGCCGATGGTTTCGGCTGAGCAGGCGTCGCCCCCCGACCAGCCGTCGAATGCCCGCTCCCAGCCACAGGTGCGGTGCCCTTCCTGCGCCGTCCGGGCCTCCGCCAGCATCGCTGGGGACAGGATCGATCCGTCGACCATCGCCCGGGCAAAGCCGAGTACGCCATCGACCGTGCCGAACAGCCCGGCGTGGCCCGGTGCCCCGCCGAGCGCGAACGCGTTTTCGTCATGCACCTCGCCCTTCAGCACCCGGCCGCGCCAGCTGCACGCTTCGGTTGCGACGGCGGGGCCGGGGGGCGGCCCGTAGGACAGGCCTTCACCCAGCGGCCATGCGGAAAGCGGCGCGCCAGTGATGCGCTCGATCGCGATGCCGAGCAGGATGAAGTTGATGTCGGAATAGACCGGCGGGCCATGGCGCCATTCCCGTTGCAGGACGAAGGCACGCAGCCGGGCGGGATCGTCGCCATAGGTGTAGATGGGCTCGACCGCCGGCAGGAAGCTGCGGTGGGCAAGGCAATCGCGGAAGGTCAGTCTGCGTTCCGCGGCGTTCGCCACATCATATTGGCGCAGGTCAGGGATGGCATCGGTCAGCGGCCGGTCAAGGTTGAGCCGGCCCTGCTCCGCCAGGTGCAGGATCATGGTGGTGGTGGCGATCACCTTCGACACGGAGGCAAGGTCGAACCAGTGGTCGCGGGTCAATGGCTCCCGGTCCGGCACGATCGCCGCCGCTCCGGCGAAGCGGACGGCGCTGCGGCCATCGATGCTTACCACGCCCAGCGTCGCGCCGGGGATGCGGCCGCTGTTCACGGCGGCTGCGGCCGGGGCGAAGGCGGCTTCGCAGATTTGCTCGATCATCATTGGCCTCTAAGCAGTTCTGGCCCGAACGCGCATCACGATCGGCAGGAAGAAAATGGCGGCGAAGCTGAGCGCGCCCGACAGGATGAAGAAGCCGTCATAGCCGATCTGCTTCTGGATCGCCCCGGCCGCGCCCCCGATCAGGCGCGGCAACAGGAAGGCGAAGCCCGAAAGAAACGCATATTGGGTGCCGGGATAGCGGGGGCTGACCAGCATGGAAAGATAGACGACGAACACGGCGCCCTCCAGCCCATGGCCGAACTGGTCTACACCGGCGGCGACATAGAGGACGAAGGAGGAGGGTTCGGCATACCAGAGCCAGACGAACACCCAGTTGCCGATCGCCGACGCGCAGGCCCCTATGATGAGCGCGACCGTCATCGGAAGTCGCGCGGCGCAAAGTCCGCCCAGCGCCACGCCGGCCATGGAGCAGGTGAGCGCGACGACGCCGTCCGCCATGCTGATCTGTTCGAGACTGTAGCCCGCCGCATTCCAGAGCGGATGCGAGAGGGTGAGCGTCAGCACATCGCCCATGCGGTAGAAGGAAACGAAGGCCAGCACCGGCAGCACGGCATAGCCGTAGCGCCAGAAAATCTCGACATAGGGGGCGATGAAGCCCGGCATTTTCGAGGGGGCGTCGGCGGGCAGTCGGCGGATGCGGGGCAGGGCGATGGCGAGCGCGACAAAGGGCAGCAGCGCCACGGCCAGAACGATCGGCGTCACGTTGGTCTGGGCGGAGAAGCCCGCGCCCTGCACGGCGGAAAGAAGCGCCCAGCCGATCAGGGCGGTGGCGACGCCGGTGACGGCGAGGATGGTGAGGCTGACAAGGGTGCCGCTGGCGAGCGCGCTTGCCCGCCCCTTCGCGCCCTCCTGCTCGGGTCGCATCGCCGCGAGCATGGGGAAGGGCAGGAAGGCAGCGATGGCGATGGCCAGATAGGCCCATGTCCAGTCGGCCCAGGCCGCGACCAGCACAGCGCCGCTCCCCGCCGCGACCATGGCGCTGCGATAGCCCCAGAGATTGGCGGCGACGATCGGTCCCTGTTCGGCCTGCGTGGGCGCCAGTTCGATACGCCAGCCGTCGGCGGCGACCTCCAGCGTGGTCGTCCAGAAGGCGAGCAGAATCGCGAACAGGGCGGTGAGCGGCAGGCTCTGGTCGCTGGAGGTGAAGGCCATCGCGACCATCGAGAAGAAGATGCCGAGTTGCGACAGCATGATCCAGCCGCGCCGCCTGCCCCAGAAGCGGGAGAAGCCGGGGACGCTGTAGCGGTCCAGCAACGGCGCCCAGACGAACTTGAACGTCGGCAGCAGCGCGATCCAGGCGAAGAAGCCGATGATGACGATGTCGACGCCGTGCCGGGCGAGCCGCAGGGTTAGTACCGCGTTGAACATGTAGAAGGGCAGGCCGGCCGAAAAGCCGAGCAGCAGATAGAGGCCCAGCGTGCGCAGTGGTGGCCGCCTGGCCTGCGGTCCTTCGCCCAGATCATGTGCCTCGGCGGCGATCGTGGCGGTCATCAGCCGATTTCCTTGAGTTCGGTCACGAAGTCATAGCGGTCGCCGCGATAGACGGACCGGGTGAATTCCACCGCCCGGCCGCCGGGGATGCGGGTCAGCCGCTCGATCCGTAGCACCTCGCTATTCTGGCGGACGCTTAGCAGCCCCGCTTCGGTGGGAGTGGCGAGCGAGGCGCGGACGCGCTGGGTGCCGGAAGTGGGGCGAAAGCCGCTGCGCCCCATCGCCTCGTAGAGAGAGTCGCCGATGGTCGAGAGATCGGGCAGGCAGTCGGCGGGCACGACCGCATGTTCGATCGCCAGCGGCTCCCCGCCCGACAGCCGCACCCGGCCGAGCCGGGCGACACGGGCGGACGTGGAGATGGCGAGCATGGCGGCTTCCTCCTCGGTGGGCTGGGCGTAATTCTTCATCATCCATATGACGCCGGGATCCTCGCCGCGCGATCGGGCGTCGCTGGTGAAGCTGGAGAGGACGGAGGCGGGCGCCTCGATCCGTCGGGCCACGAAAGTGCCCGATCCCTGCTTGCGGAACAGCACGCCTTCCTCGATCAGCTGCTCGATCGCCTTGCGCACGGTGACGCGGGATATGCCGGCCATTTCGCT is a window from the Sphingobium sp. V4 genome containing:
- a CDS encoding permease, whose translation is MTATIAAEAHDLGEGPQARRPPLRTLGLYLLLGFSAGLPFYMFNAVLTLRLARHGVDIVIIGFFAWIALLPTFKFVWAPLLDRYSVPGFSRFWGRRRGWIMLSQLGIFFSMVAMAFTSSDQSLPLTALFAILLAFWTTTLEVAADGWRIELAPTQAEQGPIVAANLWGYRSAMVAAGSGAVLVAAWADWTWAYLAIAIAAFLPFPMLAAMRPEQEGAKGRASALASGTLVSLTILAVTGVATALIGWALLSAVQGAGFSAQTNVTPIVLAVALLPFVALAIALPRIRRLPADAPSKMPGFIAPYVEIFWRYGYAVLPVLAFVSFYRMGDVLTLTLSHPLWNAAGYSLEQISMADGVVALTCSMAGVALGGLCAARLPMTVALIIGACASAIGNWVFVWLWYAEPSSFVLYVAAGVDQFGHGLEGAVFVVYLSMLVSPRYPGTQYAFLSGFAFLLPRLIGGAAGAIQKQIGYDGFFILSGALSFAAIFFLPIVMRVRARTA
- a CDS encoding serine hydrolase; this translates as MIEQICEAAFAPAAAAVNSGRIPGATLGVVSIDGRSAVRFAGAAAIVPDREPLTRDHWFDLASVSKVIATTTMILHLAEQGRLNLDRPLTDAIPDLRQYDVANAAERRLTFRDCLAHRSFLPAVEPIYTYGDDPARLRAFVLQREWRHGPPVYSDINFILLGIAIERITGAPLSAWPLGEGLSYGPPPGPAVATEACSWRGRVLKGEVHDENAFALGGAPGHAGLFGTVDGVLGFARAMVDGSILSPAMLAEARTAQEGHRTCGWERAFDGWSGGDACSAETIGHTGFTGTGLWIDFERGLAWTLLTNRVHPTRHADSGIFALRPAVGDALIRAWEAQ
- a CDS encoding GntR family transcriptional regulator, with amino-acid sequence MREKLVPRSEDGTPLYLQLARNLRDHIESGAITPGNALPSERDLSEMAGISRVTVRKAIEQLIEEGVLFRKQGSGTFVARRIEAPASVLSSFTSDARSRGEDPGVIWMMKNYAQPTEEEAAMLAISTSARVARLGRVRLSGGEPLAIEHAVVPADCLPDLSTIGDSLYEAMGRSGFRPTSGTQRVRASLATPTEAGLLSVRQNSEVLRIERLTRIPGGRAVEFTRSVYRGDRYDFVTELKEIG